In the Engraulis encrasicolus isolate BLACKSEA-1 chromosome 9, IST_EnEncr_1.0, whole genome shotgun sequence genome, one interval contains:
- the si:ch73-174h16.4 gene encoding leucine-rich repeat-containing protein 14, whose protein sequence is MVLSLVSLCAKEVVSDHSSSPRWLGSVPRELYAPLLEAAFSNCRPLAIGDLVQRWPERTLAVGKKRRPGQTPPNRLCVQALLLAVVRGLAERRCALQVLDLSGLQSEDECVEDSMGGWSLTVALCSMVLQAKLAAQKGARKDVERERKRSLENERNRGDSASKRDRGSGGLEVEMGIEAREEEEEEVEEEGKKREGGGEQAVMGVRRRMEMQKRNGAAVEQDGGGSSDCESNPNPVLVHICADLFVNARSWERVRGALTSKGPLSLHCRYLRVEELPAPSVAALLSLLPKQGLLGLDIRYSSLGVSGLALLLPLLAPFPHLRSLKLHYCNLDLHRLVPGQEGALKDMSQGLCGLKGLRELCLTALRLPGHLRLLLSSLSQPLEVLELPYLSLTPADLAYLSCSPHASSLRRLDLSENRLDESSLPSLRRLFSQASLSLSQLSLCGCGLSDGLLGALLPSLSCCRALRSLRLALNPLSLAGLLSLVRTAAGIPSLQLLQYPNALEEYEAGLPPVPSSAQLLDWPLSEEVELRDAILFQLEELVRQSGRARDLMLTSDLFNFTKDLVEVE, encoded by the exons ATGGTGCTGTCTTTGGTGAGCCTGTGTGCTAAGGAAGTGGTCAGTGACCACAGTTCATCGCCCCGCTGGCTCGGTAGCGTACCCAGAGAACTGTATGCGCCGCTTCTCGAAGCAGCATTCTCCAACTGCCGCCCGCTTGCCATCGGGGATTTAGTGCAGAGATGGCCCGAACGCACCCTGGCAGTGGGGAAGAAAAGAAGACCTGGCCAAACTCCCCCAAATCGCCTTTGCGTCCAAGCCTTGTTGTTGGCCGTCGTCAGAGGACTGGCAGAGAGAAG GTGTGCCCTGCAAGTTCTGGACCTGTCCGGGCTGCAGTCGGAGGACGAGTGCGTGGAGGACTCCATGGGTGGCTGGTCGCTGACGGTGGCCCTGTGCTCCATGGTGCTGCAGGCTAAGCTGGCGGCCCAGAAAGGGGCGAGGAAGGACGTGGAGCGAGAGAGGAAGCGCAGCCTGGAGAACGAGCGCAACCGGGGAGACAGCGCCTCAAAGAGGGACCGCGGATCAGGTGGCCTGGAAGTGGAGATGGGCATTGAGgcacgagaggaggaggaggaggaggtggaggaagaggggaagaagagagag ggagggggagagcaggCGGTGATGGGTGTGCGGAGGAGAATGGAGATGCAGAAAAGAAACGGAGCTGCCGTAGAGCAGGATGGAGGCGGGAGCAGTGACTGTGAGTCTAACCCCAACCCTGTACTGGTGCACATCTGCGCTGACCTCTTTGTCAACGCCCGATCCTGGGAGCGCGTGCGTGGGGCCCTCACCTCGAAAGGGCCCCTGAGCCTCCACTGTCGCTACCTCCGTGTGGAGGAACTACCAGCCCCGTCGGTGGCTGCTCTGCTGTCCCTGCTGCCCAAGCAAGGGCTCCTCGGCCTGGATATCCGCTACTCGAGCCTGGGGGTGTCAGGCTTGGCCTTGCTCCTGCCTCTGCTGGCGCCTTTCCCCCACCTGCGCTCGCTGAAGCTGCATTACTGTAACCTGGACCTGCACAGACTTGTGCCGGGGCAGGAGGGTGCTCTGAAGGACATGTCGCAGGGTCTGTGCGGGCTGAAGGGACTCCGGGAACTCTGCCTCACGGCCTTGAGGTTACCGGGACACCTGCGCTTGTTGCTGAG TTCCCTGTCCCAGCCACTGGAGGTGCTGGAGCTCCCCTACCTGAGCCTGACACCGGCCGACCTGGCCTACCTGTCCTGCAGCCCCCACGCCTCCTCTCTGCGCCGCCTGGACCTGAGCGAGAACCGCCTGGACGAGTCCTCCCTCCCATCCCTGCGCCGCCTCTTCTCCCAggcgtccctctccctctcccagctcTCCCTGTGCGGCTGCGGCCTCTCCGACGGCCTCCTGGGGGCGCTCCTCCCCTCGCTGTCCTGCTGCCGGGCATTGCGGAGCCTCAGGCTCGCCTTGAACCCTCTCTCCCTGGCGGGGCTGCTGTCGCTGGTCAGGACGGCAGCCGGGATCCCCTCGCTGCAGCTGCTGCAGTACCCCAACGCGTTGGAGGAGTACGAGGCCGGCCTGCCCCCCGTGCCCTCCAGCGCACAGTTGCTGGACTGGCCCCTGTCGGAGGAGGTGGAGCTGAGGGACGCCATCTTGTTTCAGCTGGAGGAGCTGGTGAGGCAGAGCGGGCGGGCCAGAGACCTCATGCTCACCTCGGACCTGTTTAACTTCACCAAAGACCTGGTGGAGGTGGAGTAG
- the wdr97 gene encoding WD repeat-containing protein 97: protein MLLSTDDQASITSDSSQDADSVNTGPGDVQHEVISHGLRHLHHVPCDKPPRHITCGKGLDFFISLHSNGPNRFSSVCFYNTDGSIREPSSPGRRHTVPYLGLTVSQLPGQVVGWGPGAVFDLLDTNLRPLARAENPVDVRACMVTDNPIEVVTTGLGNVCLWCLTHMVCQVRVVEGLEGQRFTQLALGSHQGSQYGFRAFAVCGNTVTSVDIKKGEILARKVLHPGDITGIAHCAQLDFLVSASKDLTIRVWGPDWELKFTLVGHTDMVTSMLCCPTTGYLLSCSEDKTLRCWSLEEGDEMTNLRVPGTHPPLAIGGPDNTGSFFTFSNSGVDLWTITSLFHLHCRLNTKEPRPGPVRQMLVTPYPPPYPARVLCVHGDRDVTLVSAGTGAVLTGLRLESSRVLCADYFLPKEAVLVLTEDGVVLTANALSNPMTVVGKWSGEGQDAGQWAELGLGEGDSQDSGPGPACSMVLYSSMPDRKTALAEWRSLQEQRGKASKKPKYVNDPKNKCLVMVGHRGGYLSVLKLHTKRVQFRTPVHKGQDVTVMQAYPDNNYLLTAGKDLSVLVWRVFLYAEECLNLHMSVYCGQPPLHLGLMGPLLALTFEEPENATYSLAYYHMEHRRRMDHPPKEDHLGSITGLSVNLQLKVFASSSEDGTVRIWDEDNRLVRTLPLLTEPECLAFVAQTEQLLVGIRGDLYYISTSEVMPQDLPLQAQGYEKVEPAFSDLPIPRKATSQIKQRMGRATLYSCEDDVALDPILVALQLRNKDLENLQQGEIEIKRKARKRSKAFRQQVKKEAFDTYMKLVYKEPFKVDIPDQDLFDLHHIMFPPTHERERPVAEPDFSQGFFPKHSEAQRSTLIMDQTDQETTDTTKTACQKNLGFVPNSVLVEQLWPKEEEEQPTPTPSPTEPTKEWKLRDFSDTNSEHSTMFMEDEENSEAEDSDEELLERLIYQDAEQRERSKGPKKKKQETPAEEEAAVVEEEETTVKSKTPVPRKSLPPVKDIPIRKRVKQPSPPPERTPSPVVPRFLKQFLQEPWFKSLYPVQNSIPESLCADDFAKQVLEVMQDATATVKLQLMTALLTLCEQGAMQDPKIVFRGLVGCLCHSITASMTVSDHRFANELLNLLVCLCPDDPVFMVELLVIMAYTQLGFHQTVLSLLQRTGLNEDVTKVTEEFKTWQLKKNNQLGMWQSLRISATEFLNEWIEKYKKENRDQGVLSLKTGVTLADVLNFYCSVPEIEESQTQLLLPLRREKDAVLIPALPPMPKPMQRLGEMYTMTRTRVPRGIVLPPLNYRPLLLGFTRFLKLPLPQLFLDPFEPFAVDPHCLKPQPTSNRRLFMLEKSFVSYYR from the exons ATGTTATTGTCAACAGATGACCAAGCCTCCATAACTTCGGATTCATCGCAAGATGCAGATAGTGTCAACACTGGGCCTGGG GATGTGCAGCATGAAGTTATCAGTCACGGCCTCCGACACTTGCACCATGTACCTTGTGACAAACCTCCACGCCACATCACGTGTGGCAAAGGGCTAGACTTCTTCATAAGCCTCCACTCCAACGGCCCAAACAGGTTCTCCAGCGTGTGCTTCTACAACACTGATGGCAGTATCCGAGAGCCTTCCTCCCCGGGGCGCCGTCACACCGTTCCCTACCTGGGGCTCACAGTGTCTCAGCTCCCTGGCCAGGTGGTGGGCTGGGGCCCCGGGGCCGTTTTTGACCTGCTCGACACCAACCTGCGGCCCCTGGCCCGGGCCGAAAACCCAGTGGACGTGAGGGCGTGCATGGTCACCGACAACCCCATCGAGGTGGTGACGACCGGGCTGGGGAACGTGTGCCTGTGGTGCCTCACCCACATGGTGTGCCAGGTGAGGGTGGTGGAAGGGCTGGAGGGGCAGCGGTTCACCCAGCTGGCCCTGGGTTCCCACCAGGGGTCCCAGTATGGCTTCCGGGCGTTTGCCGTCTGCGGGAACACGGTGACCTCGGTGGACATCAAGAAGGGCGAGATACTGGCCAGGAAGGTCCTACATCCAGG GGACATCACTGGAATAGCCCACTGCGCTCAGCTGGACTTCCTTGTCTCCGCATCCAAAGACTTAACCATCAGAGTCTGGGGCCCAGACTGGGAGCTTAAATTTACACTGGTGGGCCACACAG ATATGGTGACATCCATGTTGTGCTGCCCCACCACTGGTTACCTGCTGTCCTGCTCCGAGGACAAGACCCTCCGCTGCTGGTCTCTGGAGGAGGGGGACGAGATGACCAACCTCAGGGTACCGGGCACACACCCGCCTCTGGCCATCGGTGGACCCGACAATACAG GCTCCTTCTTCACCTTCTCCAACTCGGGCGTTGACCTCTGGACCATCACCAGCCTCTTCCACCTGCACTGCAGGCTCAACACCAAAGAGCCCCGTCCAGGACCCGTCCGGCAAATGCTGGTCACGCCCTACCCGCCTCCGTACCCGGCTCGCGTGCTGTGCGTCCACGGGGACAGGGACGTCACCCTGGTGTCGGCCGGGACAGGGGCCGTCCTCACTGGGCTGAGGTTGGAGAGCAGCAGGGTGCTGTGTGCCGACTACTTTCTGCCCAAGGAGGCCGTGCTGGTCCTGACTGAGGACGGGGTGGTGCTAACGGCCAACGCCCTCTCCAACCCCATGACTGTGGTGGGCAAGTGGAGCGGGGAGGGGCAGGACGCCGGCCAGTGGGCCGAATTAG GCCTGGGTGAGGGGGATAGCCAGGACTCGGGGCCCGGTCCTGCCTGCTCCATGGTGCTCTACAGCAGCATGCCGGACAGGAAGACGGCCCTGGCGGAGTGGAGGAGCCTGCAGGAGCAGAGAGGCAAGGCTTCCAAGAAGCCCAAATACGTCAACGACCCCAAAAacaa ATGCCTGGTGATGGTGGGACATCGGGGAGGATATCTGAGTGTGCTGAAGCTACACACCAAGAGAGTGCAGTTCAGGACGCCGGTCCACAAGGGCCAAGATGTCACCGTCATGCAGGCGTACCCTGACAACAACTACCTCCTCACAGCAG GTAAAGACCTGTCCGTGCTGGTGTGGAGGGTGTTCCTCTACGCGGAGGAGTGCCTGAACCTGCACATGAGCGTGTACTGCGGCCAGCCCCCCCTCCACCTGGGCCTCATGGGGCCCCTGCTGGCCCTGACCTTCGAGGAGCCCGAGAACGCCACCTACAGCCTGGCCTACTATCACATGGAGCACAGGAGGAGGATGGACCACCCGCCCAAAGAGGACCACTTAGGCAGCATCACgg GTCTGTCTGTGAATCTTCAGCTCAAAGTGTTTGCCTCCTCCAGTGAAGATGGCACTGTACGAATTTGGGATGAGGACAATCGTTTGGTAag gaCTCTGCCACTGCTTACTGAGCCAGAATGTCTAGCTTTCGTGGCCCAGACCGAGCAGCTGCTTGTGGGCATCAGAGGAGACCTGTACTATATCAGCACGTCTGAGGTGATGCCCCAGGACCTTCCACTCCAG GCCCAGGGTTATGAGAAAGTGGAGCCAGCATTTTCTGACCTGCCAATACCTCGCAAAGCTACAAGCCAAATCAAACAGAG GATGGGCCGGGCCACTTTGTACTCCTGCGAGGACGATGTAGCACTAGATCCA ATCCTGGTGGCTTTGCAGCTGCGGAATAAAGATCTGGAAAACCTCCAGCAGGGGGAGATAGAGATCAAGCGTAAGGCCAGGAAGCGAAGTAAAGCCTTCAGGCAGCAAGTCAAGAAAGAGGCTTTTGACACCTACATGAAACTTGTTTACAAAGAGCCCTTCAAAGTTGAT ATTCCAGATCAGGACTTGTTTGATTTGCACCACATCATGTTTCCCCCAACACACGAAAGAGAGCGTCCTGTAGCAGAACCGGACTTCAGTCAGGGGTTCTTCCCCAAACACAGTGAGGCCCAGAGGTCAACACTCATAATGGACCAAACAGACCAGGAAACAACTGACACAACAAAA ACGGCATGCCAGAAGAACCTGGGCTTCGTCCCCAACTCAGTGCTGGTGGAGCAGCTATGgcccaaagaggaggaggagcagcccaCTCCGACGCCCTCTCCTACCGAGCCCACAAAGGAATGGAAGCTCCGGGACTTCTCGGACACCAACTCCGAGCACTCCACCATGTTCATGGAGGACGAGGAGAACTCGGAAGCGGAGGATTCTGACGAGGAGCTTCTGGAACGCCTGATCTACCAGGACGCAGAGCAGCGGGAGAGGAGCAAGGGGCccaagaagaagaagcaggagaCGCCTGCTGAAGAGGAAGCAGcagtggtggaagaggaggagacaactGTCAAATCCAAGACGCCA gTACCTCGCAAGAGCCTGCCCCCTGTAAAGGACATACCAATTAGAAAGCGAGTTAAGCaaccctctcctccacctgaGCGCACTCCATCACCGGTCGTCCCCAGGTTCCTCAAGCAGTTTCTTCAAGAGCCGTGGTTCAAGAGCCTCTACCCAGTCCAAAAT agcATCCCTGAGAGCCTGTGTGCTGATGACTTTGCCAAGCAGGTGCTAGAGGTGATGCAGGACGCCACAGCCACCGTGAAGCTGCAGCTGATGACCGCACTGCTCACACTCTGCGAACAGGGCGCCATGCAGGACCCTAAGATTGTCTTCAGGGGCCTGGTGGGCTGCCTCTGTCACAGCATCACAGCCAGCATG acTGTGTCTGACCATCGGTTTGCCAATGAGCTGCTGAATCTGCTGGTGTGCCTGTGTCCTGACGACCCTGTTTTCATGGTGGAGCTGCTTGTGATCATGGCTTACACTCAGCTGGGCTTCCA tcagaCTGTGCTGTCCCTGCTACAGAGGACGGGACTCAACGAGGATGTTACAAAAGTGACAGAAGAGTTTAAAACCTGGCAACTGAAAAAAAATAACCAACTGGGCATGTGGCAGAGTCTTAGGATTTCAGCCACCGAATTCCTCAATGAATGGATTGAGAAGTATAAG AAAGAGAACCGGGACCAGGGTGTCCTGAGCTTGAAGACTGGCGTGACGCTGGCTGACGTGCTGAACTTCTACTGCTCTGTTCCGGAGATTGAGGAGTCCCAAACCCAGCTGCTCTTGCCTCTGAGACGGGAGAAGGATGCCGTGCTGATCCCAGCTTTGCCTCCCAT GCCCAAGCCGATGCAGCGACTCGGGGAGATGTACACCATGACCAGGACACGTGTGCCAAGAG GCATTGTGCTGCCTCCGCTGAACTACCGCCCCCTGCTATTAGGCTTCACGCGCTTCCTCAAGCTGCCGCTGCCCCAGCTCTTCCTGGACCCCTTCGAACCCTTCGCTGTGGACCCGCACTGCCTCAAGCCGCAGCCCACCTCCAACCGACGCCTCTTCATGCTGGAGAAGTCCTTCGTCAGCTACTACCGATGA